DNA sequence from the Blastomonas fulva genome:
CGAGGGTGTTGCCGTGGCGGACAGCGATGTGCGGCCGACGCTAAAAGAAATCGAAGCGGTGCTGCCGTGCTTTACCGGGCCGATCGAGCAGGTGCCGCCGGCGTATTCGGCGCTCAAGGTCGACGGCAAGCGCGCGTACGATCTGGCCCGGGCCGGCGAAGAGGTGGAACTGGCGAGCCGGGCGGTAACGGTGCATGCGCTTACCATCCACGCACCTTCGTTGTTCCTCAGGAGGGGACCAGATGAAGAGCGGATTGACGAGATCACCCTCACCGCCCATGTCTCCAAAGGCACCTATATCCGCAGTCTCGCGCGCGACATCGCGCAGGCGCTGGGAACGGTCGGACACGTCACGATGCTGCGCCGCACGCAGGCGGGGCCGTTCACCCTGGCGGGGGCGATTTCACTGGACATTCTCGACCAAATCCGCCATGGCGCGGCCGCAGAAGACATAATCTTGCCATTCGAGGCAGGGCTGGACGACATCCCGGCTCTAGACCTCACACCCGATCAGGCAAGGCGGCTCCATATGGGGCAGGTCGTGACCGGGATAGCCGCACACGATGGGCGATATTGGGCGCGGGGGAGTGATGGCACTCCACTCGCTCTGGTATCGCTTTCGGACCATGAGGTTCGGGTGGTGCGCGGCTTCAACCTTGGATAGATGTTCGAAGGACGAAGAAACATGACGATCAGTGCAGAACGCAAAGAAGAAGTTATCAAGGAACATGCCCGCGAAGCCGGTGATACCGGTTCGCCCGAGGTCCAGGTCGCGATCCTGACCGAGCGCATCAACAACCTGACCGACCACTTCAAGGCGCACCACAAGGACAACCACTCGCGTCGCGGCCTGCTGATGATGGTGAACAAGCGGCGCTCGCTGCTCGACTATCTGAAGAAGAAGGACGCCACCCGCTACAGCGACCTGATCGCCAAGCTGGGTCTTCGCAAGTAAGAATTCTCGGACGGCCCCCAAGCGGGGCCGTTCGTTTATCCGCGCCCCTGAACATACCGGGCGCGGGACTCAACGGACCTTTTCCGCAATGAGGCGGACAAAGGCCAGCCGGGGCAGCAGAACAGCCCCGAACCGCGCCAGGCCGGTCAGCCTGGCACCAGAAGAGGCCCCGGTCCGCAATAGGGCGCATCGGGTTCGATAAGGAAAATCCATGTTTGACGTAAAGACTGTAGAAATCGAGTTGGGCGGTAAGACCCTCAAGCTCGAAACGGGCCGCATTGCCCGTCAGGCGGACGGCGCTGTGCTGGCCACCTATGGCGAAACCGTGGTGCTGTGCGCCGTGACCGCCGCAAAGTCCGTGAAGGAAGGCCAGGATTTCTTCCCGCTGACCGTTCACTACCAGGAAAAATTCTCCGCAGCAGGCCGCATCCCCGGCGGCTTCTTCAAGCGTGAGCGCGGCGCGACCGAAAAGGAAACGCTGACCAGCCGCCTGATCGACCGTCCCGTCCGCCCGCTGTTCCCCGAAGGTTTCTACAACGAAATCAACGTGATCGCGCAGGTTCTGTCGTTCGACGGGGAATCCGAGCCCGACATGGTGGCGATGATCGCAGCTTCCGCTGCGCTGACGCTCTCGGGCGTTCCCTTCATGGGCCCGATCGGCGCGTGCCGCGTCGGCTACCAGGATGGCGAATACCAGCTCAACCCGTCGATGGATCAGGTCAAGGAAGGCGAGCTCGATCTCGTCGTCGCCGCCACCCAGGATGCCGTGATGATGGTCGAATCGGAAGCCAAGGAGCTTTCCGAGGAAATCATGCTCGGCGCTGTCGAGTTCGCCCATGATGCCTGCCGCCAGGTTGTGGCTGCGATCATCAAGCTGGCCGAGCAGGCTGCCAAGGATCCCTGGGAAATGGCTGCACAGGCCGATCTCTCGGCTGCCAAGCAGAAGCTGCGCGACCTGATCGGTTCGGACATTGCCGCAGCGTACAAGCTGACCGACAAGTCGGCCCGCTCGAACGCGCTCAACGAAGCCCGCGCCAAGGCCAAGGCAGCCTTTGCCGACGCTACGCCGCAGGACCAGATGGCCGCCAACAAGCTGATGAAGAAGCTGGAAGCGGAAATCGTCCGCGGTGCCATCCTCAAGGACGGCAGCCGCATCGATGGCCGTACCACCACGCAGATCCGTCCGATCGAAGCGATGGTCGGCTTCCTGCCCCGCACCCACGGTTCGGCGCTGTTCACACGTGGTGAAACGCAGTCGATCTGCACCACCACCTTGGGCACCAAGGACAGCGAGCAGATGATCGACGGCCTGACCGGCCTGTCCTATGAAAACTTCATGCTGCACTACAACTTCCCGCCCTATTCGGTCGGTGAAGTCGGTCGCTTCGGCGCGCCGGGCCGTCGTGAAGTGGGCCATGGCAAGCTGGCATGGCGTGCGCTGCACCCCGTGCTGCCCAGCAAGGACGAGTTCCCCTACACGATCCGCGTTCTGTCCGACATTACCGAATCCAACGGCTCTTCGTCGATGGCAACGGTGTGCGGCGGTTCGCTCTCGATGATGGACGCAGGCGTTCCGCTCAAGCGTCCGGTGTCGGGCATCGCGATGGGCCTGATCCTCGAAGGCAGCGATTTCGCTGTCCTGTCGGACATCCTGGGTGATGAAGATCACCTCGGCGACATGGACTTCAAGGTGGCTGGCACGTCCGAAGGCATCACCACGATGCAGATGGACATCAAGATCGCCGGCATCACCCGCGAGATCATGGCGCAGGCACTGGCGCAGGCCAAGGAAGGCCGTGCGCACATCCTGGGCGAAATGGCCAAGGCGCTCGACAGCACCCGCACCGAGCTTTCGGCGCATGCTCCGCGTATCGAGACGCTGCAGATCGACAAGTCGAAGATCCGTGAAGTCATCGGCACCGGCGGCAAGGTGATCCGCGAGATCGTCGCTGAAACCGGCGCCAAGGTCGACATCGATGATGAAGGCCTGATCAAGATCAGCTCGTCCGACGTCAACCAGATCGAAGCCGCGCGCAAGTGGATCCTGGGCATTGTGGAAGAAGCCGAAGTCGGCAAGGTATACAACGGCAAGGTCGTGAACATGGTCGATTTCGGCGCGTTCGTGAACTTCATGGGCGGCAAGGACGGCCTGGTCCACGTGTCTGAAATCCGCAACGAGCGGGTCGAGAAGGTGACCGACGTCCTGACCGAAGGCCAGGAAGTGAAGGTCAAGGTTCTCGAGATCGATCCGCGCGGCAAGGTTCGCCTGTCGATGCGCGTCGTCGATCAGGAAACCGGTGAAGAGCTGGAAGACACCCGCCCTGCCCGCGAACCGCGCGAGCGCGGTGAACGTGGCGACCGTGGTGATCGCGGCGATCGTCGCCCCCGTCGCGACGGCGATGGCGGACGTGGCCGCGAAGGTGGCCGTGGTGGCGAACGTTCGGGCGGCGGTGATCGCGGCGGCGAGCGTTCCGGCGGTGGCCGTGGCCGCGGCCGTGCAGAAGGCGGCTCGGCCCCCGATGCGGGACTGCCCGACTTCATCACCGGCGACAACTGAGCTTAGCAGTTTGCTGCTAGTGTCGCGGGCTTGCTCGTGATGCGACAAAGACCGGCTGGAAGCGTCATGCTTCCGGCCGGTTTTTTGTTGGGTGCGGCGGTAAGGCTCAGAGGGTCGCGCTACGGACGCTCCCCTCCCTTCAAGGGAGGGGCTGGGGGTGGGTAGGCGTCCAGATGAAACATCCGTAACATCCGGCTTCATGGCCCAACGCGTCCCGCCAGCTATGACTCGCAACGCTCGCGAACTGCGCAACAATGCGACACTGCCCGAGCACAAGCTTTGGAGGCAGCTATCAGCCTATCGCCCAAGGTTCACACGGCAGCTCGTCATCGGACCCTATATCGCGGACCTCGCTAACCGCCGTGCCAGGCTGATCGTTGAAATTGATGGCGAGCAGCATCTCGACAATCCGAACGATGTCGTCCGAACAACCTATCTTGAGGCACGCGGATGGACGGTGATTAGGTTCTGGAACCATGAGGTGATGGAGAGCCCCGAAGCCGTCGCAGAGGAAGTGCTAGCGCGGACCGCCGAGTGCCTCGGCGGGACCCACCCCCAACCCCTCCCTTCCAGGGAGGGGCGCAAGAGACTGCCGCGCATCCGAACGGAAAAACCCTGACCCGAAAACAAATCGGGGCAGGATCACGCTTTAACAGCACGATCCCACCCCATTGGTATCATCCTTGCCAGACGGCAAAGCTATCCGATCAATACACCCGCTTCTTGGGCTTGATGTACTCAATCTCGTCGCTCAGCGTGTATTCGTGCACCGGGCGGAAATCGAGGGTGACCTTACCTCCCTTGCCGCCCCAGCCTTCGAACCAGCTGACGGTGTGCTTCATGAAGTTGGCATCGTCGCGCTCGGGGTAATCTTCGTGCATGTGCGCGCCGCGGCTTTCCTTGCGGCTGTGCGCGCTTTCGATGGTGCAGACCGCCTGGCTGAGCAGGTTGTCGAGTTCCAGCGTCTCGATCAGGTCGGTGTTCCAGATCAGCGAGCGATCGGAAACGTGGACATCCTGCATCCGCTGGTTGACCGTCTGCATCAGCGCGGTGCCTTCGGACAGCAGCTGCGTGTCGCGGAACACCGCCGCATGCTTCTGCATCGTCTTCTGCATTTCCATGCGGATCTGTGCGGTGGGCGATCCACCCTTGGCGTTGCGGAAGTGGTCGAGACGCGCCAGCGACAGGTCTGCCGAATCCTTGGGCAGCGCCTTGTGCGAGCTGCCCGGCTTGATGGTGTCGCGCAGGTGGTGGCCGGTTGCGCGGCCGAACACGACCAGATCGATCAGCGAGTTCGAACCCAGGCGGTTGGCGCCGTGCACCGACACGCACGCGGCTTCGCCCACGGCATACAGGCCAGGGACCACGGTGTCGGGGTCGCCATCCTTGATGGTGACGACCTGGCCGTGATAATTGCAGGGAATTCCGCCCATGTTGTAGTGGACAGTGGGCACCACCGGCAGAGGCTGGCGGGTCAAATCGACATTGGCGAAGATCTTGCCGGTCTCGGTGATGCCCGGCAGGCGCTCGGCCAGCACCTTCTCGTCGATGTGATCGAGATGCAGGTAGATATGGTCGTTTTCCTTGCCGACGCCGCGGCCTTCGCGGATTTCGGCAGCCATCGAGCGGCTGACGACGTCACGGCTGGCCAGATCCTTGGCGGACGGAGCATAGCGCTCCATGAAGCGCTCGCCTTCGGAGTTGGTGAGGTATCCGCCCTCGCCGCGCGCGCCTTCGGTAATCAGCACACCCGCGCCATAGATGCCGGTCGGGTGGAACTGGACGAATTCCATGTCCTGCAGCGGCAGGCCCGCACGCAGCACCATCGCCCCGCCGTCACCGGTGCAGGTGTGTGCCGAAGTGGCCGAGAAATAGCAGCGGCCCGAACCGCCGGTTGCCAGCACCACGGCGTGGCTGCGGAAGCGATGGATCGATCCGTCTTCCATGCACAAGGCGATCACGCCACGGCACGCGCCGTCTTCCATGATCAGGTCGATGGCGAAATATTCGATGAAGAAGTCGGAATCGTACTTCAACGACTGCTGGTACAGCGCGTGCAGCATGGCATGGCCGGTACGGTCGGCCGCGGCGCAGGTGCGCTGCACCGGCGGGCCTTCGCCCATGTTCTGCATGTGGCCGCCGAACGGACGCTGGTAGATCGTGCCGTTGTCGTTGCGGCTGAACGGCACGCCTGCATGCTCGAGCTCGTAGACCGCAGCTGGTGCTTCGCGCACCATGTATTCGATCGCATCCTGGTCGCCCAGCCAGTCCGATCCCTTGACGGTATCGTACATGTGCCACGACCAGTGATCGGGCGAGTTGTTGCCCAGGCTCGCCGCGATGCCGCCCTGGGCCGCCACGGTGTGGCTGCGGGTGGGGAACACCTTGGTGATGCACGCGGTCTTCAGGCCCGCTTCGGCGCTGCCCATGGTGGCGCGCAGGCCCGATCCGCCTGCCCCGACGACAACCGTGTCGTATACATGGTCGATGATCTTGTAGGCTTCAGACATCAGCTTGCGGCTCCGGCAAAGGCAATGCGTGCGACAGAAAAGATGCCGAGGGCAGCCCCGGCGATGGCATAGAAGTTGAGCAGCAGGATCACGCCGAACTTGGTGCCGTGATCATGCACATAATCCTCGACTATTACCTGCAGGCCAAGGCGCAGGTGATAGAACACGGTGATCAGCAGCAGGATCATCGCGGTGGCGGCCAGCGGCGAGGACAGCCAGGCGGTGACCGTTGCGTGATCGAGCGCGGGCAGGCTGACCAGCGACGCGATGAACCAGATCATCAGGATCAGGTTGCTGACCGCGGTGACGCGCGCCATGACCCAGTGGTGGGTCCCGGTTTTGGCGGATCCCAGTCCGCGTACTTTGCCAATTCTGGTGCCACTACCCATGGTCGCCTCCTCGCGCGGACATCAATGGTCCTGCGCAGCGTAAAAATTCAAAAAGACTCAGACGAAAAAGATGATCGTCCACAAGATCGCGGTCAGCGCGATCGCCAGCACGGGCAGCAGGGCCGACCAGCGGTTGTTGCCGTCGACCTCGTACCCCGCGCCGATATCCAGCACGAAATGCCGCAGACCCGAGCACATGTGCTGGAAGAAGGCCCAGCTCAGGCCGATCATCAGCAGATAGCCGATGGGGCTGGTGGCCCAGCCGACATACCAGGCATAGCCCTCTGGTCCGCTGGCAAGCGCCATCAGCCAGCCGACCAGCAGAACGCCGCCGATCACTGCCATGCCATCGCCGGTTGCGCGATGCAGGATGGAAACCAGCATGGCCGGTCCCCAGCGCCAGATTGACAGGTGCGGCGAGAGCGGCCTGCCCGATGGTTTGCCCATGGTATCCCCCGTAAAATCGATCATAATAACGACTGAAATGCGTCCCGCGCCTGTTTAACCGATTGCCCACATGATGCAATTGCTGATTGCGGCGGCGCAGTTTCGGCAGGCGCACGCAACGGGCTCCATCCGCCCCGCTTCGCGCAGCATCCTAACTCCGCATTAACCATGTCGGCCTAAAGTCACTGGCATATCACCGCTTATGTGAGGACGGCATGGCAGAGTTCAACCGCGATTCCGGCAGCCCGACCGATGCCCGGTCGCTGTACGCATTGGTCATGCACGACCTGTCGATCAGCGACCGCCTGACCGCGTTCGATCCCGATGGCAAGCTGCCCGGGCTTGCCCGTCAGGCGCGGGAGCATATGGAAGGCGACGAAGACCTGATCGCCAACGCGTTCTGGGACTTTTACGTCGCCGCCAGTAACATCGCGTCGCGGGTCCGCGATCTGGACAAGGTGCGCGAATCCACTGTCCGTTCGGTGCGAGAATACACCGTTGAGAAATTCGTGCGGTTCGATGAACAGGGCTGGGTCGAGCAGGCGTTTGCCAACACGCTCAACGCCCGCGCCATGGGCATTCCGCTGTGGCAGGTTCTCGCCGCACAGACGCAGACCTATGATTTTGCCCTCAAGCGCATGCACAACAAGCTGAGCGATCAGCCGCTGCTGTATTTCAGCCTCGCAGGGGCCATGGCCAAGATGATGATGATCGAGGCCGAGATCATGTCGTTCGCGGTCAATGCGGTCAGCAGCCTCGAGGCGCAGCACACGCGCATGCAGCAGACCTCCAGTTTCAAGCAGACGGTCGATGGCGAGCTGCAGCAGGCATCGCATCTGGGAACCGGGCTGCAGGGCCAGGTGGTTGCCGCCTCAGAGGCCGCGCGCCAGATGCTGGGCCGCTCGTCCGAGGTCGCCGCTGCCGCCGAACAATCTGCCATCGCCATGCGCGAGGCGGCGCAGACCGCCGCAGGCCTGATCCGCGCGATCGAGGATGCCCGCTGCGAAGTGGAGGTTGCCGCCGACGTCGCCGAACGCGCCTCGCGCGAAGCGGGGCATGCGGTCGCCAGCACGCAGACGCTGTCGACCCATGCCGAGTCGATCGAATCGATCCTCAGCCTGATCCGCGATATCGCAGGCCAGACCAACCTGCTCGCGCTCAACGCAACGATCGAGGCCGCGCGCGCAGGCGATGCCGGACGCGGCTTTGCGGTGGTGGCGCAGGAGGTCAAGAGCCTCGCCAACCAGACCGCGCGCGCCACCGACGATATTGCGCACAAGATCACCGCCATCCAGCAGGCGACGCGCGACACCGTCGCCTCGAACGATTCGGTCCGCGCCACGGTGAGCGAGGTGCAGACTTCGGCCGACCGGATTCGCCAGGCGATGGAAATCCAGGCTCAGACCGTGACGATCATCACCGCCGCTGTCGACGAGACCGCGCTCGCCGCCGATTCGATGTCGAACACCATCGGTACCATCCGCATGGATACCGAGGGGCTTGCCAGCGAGATGGACAAGGTGGGCGCGGGCTTCAGCCATCTGCAGTCGCAACTGACCCAACTCAAGCAGCGCTCCAACAGCTTTGCCGACGAAATCGGGCTCGCCAAGATCGCCTGACCGACCGATCGATTTTGCCGCGCGCGCCGATGGACCGCATCGCACGCGCGGGCTATGCTGGCGCGCATGATCCATGTCGAACAGAACATCCTCGTCACCGGCTCCAGCCGCGGCATCGGCCGCGCGATCGCCGACACCCTGCATGAAGCCGGACACCGGGTGGTGGGCCATGCCAGCCGCCCGTTTCCCGACGACAGCCCCGATGCCCCGGCCTGGGATCTGGTCGATGCCGATTTCGGTGATTTTCGCGGTCCCGGCAGCCTGTGGGCCGAAGCGCTTGACCTGCTCGACGGGCGGATCGACGTCCTGATCAACAACGCCGGCATCTTCGCTGCCAACCCGATCGATTCAGGCGATGCCGAATGGCTTGCCGCGTGGGACGAGACGATGACGATCAACCTCACCGCCAGCGCGCAACTGTGCCGGCTTGCGGTGCTGCATTTTCAGGCAGGCGGGCAGGAAGGGCGCATCGTCAACATCGCCAGCCGCGCCGCCTATCGCGGCGACAGCCCGGCACACTGGCATTATGCGGCCTCCAAGGGCGGCATGGTGGCGATGACCAAGTCGATCGCGCGCGCCTATGCGTCGCAAGGCATCTATGCCTTTGCGATCTGCCCGGGGTTCACGATGACCGGCATGGCGGAGGATTACCTTTCCAGTCGCGGCGGCGACAAATTGCTCGCCGACATTCCGCTGGGCCGAGTCGCCATGCCCGACGAGGTCGCCACCATGGCCGCTTTCTGCGCCCTCGACGCCCCGCCGTCGATGACTGGCGCGGTCCTCGACGTCAACGGCGCGAGCTATGTGCGGTAGGATGCGAAGGCAGTGAAAGGCGGCTGGGTCTACATGATGGCGGATCGCTATCGTGGTACGATCTACACCGGCGTTACTGCAGATATTGGCCGCCGGGTAGAGCAACATCGCAGCGAAGGCGGATCGCGATTTGCAAAGCGCTACGGACTCTCACGCCTGGTCTATACAGAATGGCATGACGAGATCATATCAGCGATCGAGCGGGAAAAGGCGATCAAGAAATGGCGGCGACAGTGGAAGATTGATCTGGTTGAGGAAGCCAATCCGGAGTGGCTGGACCTGACGCCCCTCATGAATGCTTAGATGACATCTTGGCCTATCCATTTTCGTCACCCCCGCGGACGCGGGGGTCCCGCTTTCTTGCCATGTGTGCGCAGTAGCGGGATTCCCGCGTCCGCGGGAATGACGTAGGTGGCGTTTATCGATCTGTCGCGTTAGGTGGCTGGATCATATAGACCAAAGACCCAGACGCGACGAAGGACCCCCTCATTGGACAACTGGAAAGTCACCATTCCCTGCACGCTGGCCGAGGCGCAGGCGGTTACCGAAGCCGAGGATATCGACGAGGCCGCGTTCGGCAGTCCCAGCCTGGTGGCGAGCGAGGTCGATGCCTATGCCGACCCCCAGATGCCCGGAAGCTGGGCGATCCATGGCTATTTCACGCAGAAGCCCGATGCCCGGTGGATCCGCCGCCTGCGCGATCTGGTGCCCAGCGCCGATGGTCTGAGGCTGAAGCCCGAGCGGCTGCCCGAGGACGACTGGGTGACCATGAGCCAGTCCGGGCTGGAGCCGATCCGCGCCGGCCGCTTCTGCGTCCACACCCCCGAGATGCCCGCGTCGACCGAAGCCGGCATCACCAATTTCTGCATTCCGGCGAGCCTGGCGTTTGGCACCGGGCACCACAACACCACGCGCGGCTGTCTGATGATGCTCGATGCGATGAAGCGCCGCGGCCATGTCGTGCGCAGCCATATCGATATCGGCACGGGCACGGGCCTGCTCGCTTTTGCCGCAATGCACCTGTGGCCGCGCAGCTTTGCCACCGCGAGCGACATCGATCCGGTCTGCGGCCCGGCGGTCGTCGATAATGCCGAGGCCAACGGCGTTGCGCTGGGCCAGCGCCCCGGCGCGCTTGCGATGTTCATCGCCGAGGGGCTGGACGATGCCGATCTGCAGCGCCGCGCGCCCTATGACCTTGTCATCGCCAACATCCTGGCCGGGCCGCTGATCGAACTGGCGGGCGATATCGCTGCGGTCACCGCGCCGCAGGGACAGGCGGTGCTCTCCGGCCTGCTGGGCACGCAGGCGGACGCGGTGTCGCGCGCCTATCGGATGGTCGGCTTTCGCCTTGCCGAGCGGCTGGACCTGGGCGACTGGACCGTGCTGCGCTTGCGCAAGCGGGGCGGACGATGGACGGGCAAGGCGTAATCTCGCACCCGAGAGATTTCCCCGTCACCCCCGCGCACGCGGGGGTCCCGCTTCTGCCACGGCTGGCGCTCGAAAAGCGGGATTTCCGCATTCGCGGGAATGACGGGATTAAAGTCAGCCCAGGCCGGAAATCGGGTTGGTGATACGGCGTCTTCGCTCCATCCTCGGCTGGCTGCTGCTCGTCGCGGGGCTTGCCTTTCTTGCGGGAGAAGCCGGGGGGCTGATCGGCACCAACCGCGACTGGCGCGAACCCGATGACGGCATCACCATCTATGTCGAGACCAACGGCTTCCACACCGGGTTCATCCTGCCCGCCCAGGCAGAAGGCATGGACTGGCACGCGCTGTTCCCGCCGACCGATCTTGGCGACATGCGCTACCACGCCACCGGCGCCACCGATCATGTCGCGATCAGCTGGGGCGAACGCGATTTCTATCTCGCCACCCCGCGCTGGCAGGACCTGGACCCTGCCACCATGGCGCGCGCCGCGATCGGCAGCGATGCGACGCTCGTCCACATCTACCACATGACCCGCCCGCTCGAAGGGCGCTACGCCAGGCGGCTGGTGATCAGCCACGCGGCCTACCGCACGCTCGCCGCACGGCTGATGCAGGATATCGCGCTGCCCGAAACAGGACCGCTCGAGCCTATCCCAGGCTATGGCGGCGACGATGTGTTCTATCGGGCGCGAGGCCGCTATTCGCTGGTCAACAGCTGCAACGTGTGGACAGGCGACCATCTGCGCGCCATCGGCGTGCGCGTCGGCGTATGGACCCCGGCGGAGCACCACGTCATGCGCTGGTTCCCGCAAGCCGCGCCTCGAGGTACAGCCGCTCGGCGCGCGGCGGATTGAGCGTGAGCGCCGCGCGGTAGCTCGCCTGTGCCGCGCCAAAATCGCCGGTCGCCGCCTGAAGATGCGCGCGCGCGGCGTGCCAGGGCCGATAGGTCGCAAGCGCCGCCGCATCGAGTGCGTCGAGCGCAGCCAGCGCGGATTCGGCCCCTGCAAGCCTGCCGAGCGCAAGCG
Encoded proteins:
- a CDS encoding TIGR02117 family protein; this encodes MIRRLRSILGWLLLVAGLAFLAGEAGGLIGTNRDWREPDDGITIYVETNGFHTGFILPAQAEGMDWHALFPPTDLGDMRYHATGATDHVAISWGERDFYLATPRWQDLDPATMARAAIGSDATLVHIYHMTRPLEGRYARRLVISHAAYRTLAARLMQDIALPETGPLEPIPGYGGDDVFYRARGRYSLVNSCNVWTGDHLRAIGVRVGVWTPAEHHVMRWFPQAAPRGTAARRAAD